The following nucleotide sequence is from Salvia miltiorrhiza cultivar Shanhuang (shh) chromosome 7, IMPLAD_Smil_shh, whole genome shotgun sequence.
GGTCAATTCACATATCTTTTGGCGTTTTCGACTATGGGAACTAAAGCTTCAGTGCGCCAACAACTTGTTGGTTTCTGCACGTTTGTTTAGTCAAATAGAAAATGATTCCAAACACTAGTGCTGTGCACCAAATCAAATATTTGCTCTACTTGATTTTGGGGTGTTGATTCAAATGAAAAACTTTTCTAAAGACTAATAATCTACACGTACGAGTTGCTGCGATGCTTTGGCAAAAGATTGGAAGAGAGATCTCCATGATTAAGATGCTAAACAATGTAAAATATTGGAGTGATAAATGAAGCTTGAACCAGCAGTTATTATATTTCACTTGTGATACCATCTATCTATGTACAGATGTCGTGTTGATCACGAGATCAAAGTTGACATCCATATACCAAGAGAAACTAAAGTGATGGTAGCTACAGCTTGGGCCAATTCCAACGCAACGTTCTGCTTCTGCACCGGTAGATTTTGCCAGTCTGTTCGCCTGCGCACACCAACACAAAATCATCATGGAAATCAACGTCTTACAAAAAAGAAGAGCATATGAACATCTACCTCAGATCAGCAATGATAATGCTGATGTTATCTTGTGAACGTCGGTCCTGCAATACAAAACGAGTCAATAACATCTCCCTCTCCATCTTAGGTGCAGAGATGGAAAACATGTAATTACCAGAGCCACTTGTGCAAGAGCTTCAGAAGCCATCTGCCAAGAAAAAAGGAGAATAAATCATTTCAACTACTTGATGAACCTCACGAGTTACTCAGCCACGCTTCCTTGCTAACCTGAACATCTCCATGTTTGCGGAGCTGATCTCTGATGAAATTTATCACATCCGAGCTGAAATAATGAATTTAAATCTAAATAAGCTTATTTCATTGAAGAAATTAAGATGCATGGGCCCTGGTTTCTTTCACCTGCTCATGTAATCCCACAGGCCGTCAGACGCCAATACTACAAACTCAGCATCCGGTCCAAGAGCTGTTTCGAAAACATCAGGAGACGCGGTAACTAAGTCTCCAGTAAATTGTATGCtgacaaaaataataaagacTTAACCTCAAAGAAAAGGAAACAACTGTTATTTGAAAAATCTGCAGCAATTCTGTAGTGTATATCATGCTAAGTCAATCTAGTTTCAAGGGATTATGAACATTAGAATTTTGGGATGTAAAATCTTGTTTCATTTCTGAAAATGAAACTGTAGGCTAGCACCAAATATGCCTAATTCAAGTTTAGTCAAGACAGACTATTACTTCAAACTATCAATAGTAATGCAGCAAACTTTCTCTTAGACAAGTTCTACAACCTGCACTTATATTGCCTTACCGTGAAGCAAATTTTTCAGTCCATCGCCCTTCCTCGACTCCCTTCTTCAGCATCCTTCCACAAGAGAATAATAAAAAGGTTAGGCAAATGCAAACGAAGTGAGAGTTTCAGAAGATTTGGGAAAGCCAAAAGGACTAACTCGTTTTTCTTGGTCTTAAACCGTATGTCACCAAAGGCGCGGGACACAGAGATGTCTCCACAAATCCTTCCATCGACAATCTGCAGACATGAGGAACAACATCCATTGCAGCTTTACTAGACATCTCATGATTTGCAAAAGAGACTCCACTTTTCTTATAGAGCTTTAACTTCTCAACATATGCTTAGTGCTTACTacatagaaagaaaaaaaagaagcacAGAAACACACACCCAACCACCAGCCTCTCTGATTCGCCTGATTTCTTGCAGAGAAACTGGCTTGTTCCCATAGGGCCGATGAGAATGAGTCAAGACTTCTGCTTTTCCTGATCTTGAAAGAGCCTGCATTTGGTGAGGCAAATTAGATGAAATAAAAGCACATTTTTAAGTACctcaaatgaaataaaaacaagaaaacaaacGAGAAAAGGGATTTAGTTTGTCCATGATCATACCAAGCATGAGTCACCAACATGAGAAACAAACAGCCTATCATCGCGAAGGAAGACAACAGTGGCCGTTGCACCAGACTCGTCTTCTTCCCCGCTCTTCTCAAGCCTTTACAAAATAAAACCTTCAATACAATCACATAACATGTACAAATCATATTTTAGACTACACGTGTGTTTAATGTATGCTTCCCATACACAGCAGCACTAATTCCTTTACCATTTCAAGAGTTTGGCGTCTGCACTTTCAAAAGCGTCTTCTAACGCCTTCTTGATCGCTTTGAAATCCTTCCCACTCAACAGTTTCTTCTTGCCTTGTAATGCAGCATAACATTCTCTGTATAATTCTTCCCTGCACCACACAATTATACACAATAGTTTGACGgcttgagtatttttatcttcatcACAAGAATTTCTGCTTATGAATCAAGCAAGTTATCattatagaaataatcaagggcttTAGAAAATCCCAAGTTTCTAACTAATCCATCTTAGTAAACAATAGATTAAGTTATGGTATTTTTATCTATACCTGAGGAATTGAACAGAAGAGAATCCAGCATGGCCATCAAAAACTGCAGCATAGGAGAATCCATCAAGCTCATCAGACTGAATAATGACGGCATCATCCTCCATCTCTTCGCGTGCTCCCTTGAGCTGAACGGAGCCCCATCTGATTCCCGACACGTTTGCAATTGAAGCCGGCGAGTCTATTGCTATGGCGGAGCAGAGTCTTCTTCCCTCTCCGCCCTTTACTATGATGCTGCTTCTCTTGGAAGTCTGGTTGCAGCCATAGTTGCCGCAGATTTTGTTCACCAGAAACTTCTGTAGCTGTGGACTGCATAAGGCCATATCTCATTAATGGAGAAACAATCAAGAGGGCTGCGAGAATCTAATGGCAAAATTCTTGCTGTAAGTGTATATTTTGTCTGGTTGAGGTTTGGTGAGAGATGATAGAAAGAAGTGAGAGAAAGACGCACCTCTAACTGAATTAACGGCTTGGATTTCCTTGTCAGTCCATATAGCTTTACCAGCACCATAGATGCTAGTGGGCCGGGTAAGGTTTTGGGCCTCGGTCCATTTTATGCTGGGAATATGATCTAATGCTGAAAATTTCAATCATTCCTCAAGAAAAcagaacaaaaaaataatctttatatatataaaaagcaaagtaaatgtcaataaatttaatttgaagggtaattttggaattgagaaaaattgcATCATCCACTCCTAAGTCCTAACTGCCGGAAAtttaattggaaaaaaaaactgCCCAAATGTTTAATCATACAATTAGTATTCTTCCTTTTTAATCTCATTTTATAGATAAATCACATCTTTTCTATTttcattcaattatattttacataaaagTATGAATTATACATCTTGATGGAAAAGTCATgaaattatctttaatttgatatataatatggaaaaaataaatttaagatgaacaaattataataataataattatactttaacatattaaataatttatattttgaatagaTATATTTTCCCTAAAATTTGGAACCGCATTTTAGCATGCTGTATCAAAAGAAAGTTTCCATTCATGCATGAAATGAAGTAGATAATTTTATGCttcttaaaatttatttttcttaatgataatattttagttttttaaaatacttaaaatattaaaatttatgcattaaaatttagataattttatgcattaaaatttatttatatctaacatacttaatatatatatatatatatatatattactaatatatgttatttcaaaaattcagatgttattttagttttatttgttatttctttctttattatataaaatgcagaccttatttttaatcaaatattatatttttgcataaatTACATTGATTATATTAAACTATTAGATCAATttacaaataataaatttgatattaaaattattttttttacgttATAATTATGATCTCTACGCccacaaaaatagcctatttttgtcatttaaggacgttcacaaaaattagtctcatTATAAATTTGGAAAGTTTGCATCAGGTGATGGATTTGATGAATCTTTTTCTttactcacaatataattaattataattatttacacttctttttaaatatgatcatttattcattcacaatacactaacaatttttattaaaatttgtatcatctctttctatgactattttttgtggaagaagaaaatataaatatataaacaattTATGCAAATCTAAGATGACaatcaccgcgcatagcgcgggagatacactagtaTAAATAAAAAGACAAAAATTTGCATGCTGCGTTCGCATCGCAATTAATTacatattgattaattattagttaaattttaattaagcttaatttatgttaattaattttaattactcACTttgtcccaacttttagtatccatttgagagtaATACGAATTTCAATAAAGTGGTTGAGTGTGTTGTGGGtgaatgttaaaataattaaagtgaaggTATGGAGACATACGTGGAAATGGCTAAAGCTTAAACACCAAATGTCCAGCTTACCATGTTTAAGAAAGAGCAAAGGGATCGACGATTGTGCAAAAGGCAAAGCTCCTAGTCTTGGCGACAACAGTGAACCACTCGTGGTATTGATTTTTGAAGATGAATCCTTTTTAATGGCACCTCTAATTATCAATATAAAAGAACCGTGTATGAAATCTTTCCCTCTAATGACGTCCGTGCGCATTTAGATACATGCTCAATCTTCTTTAACAATTACTCCCTCAAATGTTTCAGTTTTCATTATGAaatactagtgtattacccgtcgaaattcgacgggtacatattttttgtaatttatatattttatgttatttttatgataattatataaaataattttttatgtaaattatttatataattaattaaattaaattaaattagaaatacattttaaattatattaatctcaacaacttttagcaattaaattattaattttgttgagatcataaaatacccattagttttcatatgaaattttataaaaagttaacgcataagaaaaaaaagagagtagaaatacatataaatttgacataggtatgatggcggattgatttgttgcatttattgttacaagatttattaattttgttcaatttttttttattttgccttttgaccataattttatatggagtttgaaaaatcataattgaattgtgagtatcatataattccgaacttctaaaagcataactaattatgaaaataatctcgcctgatatttaaaagaccataattgatttatcgaacatcgtatcatttggagttttaagaccaaccaagttgtgggcatcatctcgtcgcaaacttgacagatcatctctaacttctgagcattatcttgtctgaaacttgaaagagaatcatctcgtctaaaacttgaaagaacatcatctcgtctggagttttgagcatcatctcatctagagtttgagagagcatcatcaaatatgaaattatattcaaccatgaatccaattgtcaactatctaacaaacataactctaacaatttagatattttatttatatatgtaattttattagttcaaactctagagagaaaggaaagagaatagatcttaaagcagtaaaagagagagtgtgtgctttatttcatcatcgtaggtatttataggcattacagtcggggtaaagtagtaaattcgtttggtcatctattccgcatgctcgccattaaactaattaaggctattattagattataacttgtcaggtcgttgtcccctaattacagagctggattctgtcctcatcatctcgctctgtctagtagctctggatttccttccttggggcagacttttactctttggctccgctctgctaaaTAGCTCCGCCTTCTAGCGAATTGTCTCTGAcgtgtggctccgcgctctggctccaatagcttagctctgactctggatctggcgatttgactctggctctgactctaacgacttagctctgactctggatctggcgacttggctctggctctgactttaatgacttagctctggcatctctgctctggcaacttggctctggccctctggaagctctgctctggttagctctgctctggaaactctgctctggcagctctgctctggaagctttgctctggcatctctgctctggttagctctggctctggcatctctgctctggcagctcaacTTAGCGGTGACTCGGCAGCggacgaaccgcaagctcagcggCGACTATTTTGCCGGAGTTTAAAAGAAGGAACGAcaacgggttataggaaaaagaaatcttagggctcttgtattaattgcttcgaatggagaattctcatgggtttaagaagtaGAATCagaatcgaactaattaaggaatggaagagggagtcagagatgaggcggagcaacgccgcccttaggacggcggcgacgcctgaatttagagggagagagaggcgggcagtttaagggggaaattagggctcaatttgagtgtgcaatcgactttagagagagaaaaagattaagagaagagagagacaatgaagggggagacgacgccgacctGATTCAGGGATggcggcgatggggtgaggaaaaTGGAGGCATGAGGAAGATGGAGGCCtaacttttgttttaaaagtgagaatgagaatatataaattggattctcaaatgccacgttgtagattgagattgaaaagaaagaatttgaggcttgccacgtaggctaaggcctaatcgtattatagaatagatattattattattattattattgttgttgttgttgttgttgttgttgttgttgtagtaatggacgaacagaagcaaataaagtttgcagaaatgaaaaatatatttttcttccctatataaataaaatgtatggatttattttataaaaaataaaaataaaattttaattattttgatagacatataataagattttgttttaaagtaatcagtttatagaacttgtgccttattatgcaaacatgtaaatcaatgaccgaacccgtttataatttacatatacgtgcatgtctcaattcaaacttaattcaaaattaattttattgaaaattaagaatataaatattatatatatatatacaatataatatattgcaacatatacatataatatgtacgctattgagaaatataaaattaattctaTAAAATCACTTataatactttattaactacacacttaaaatactaatctacaactccttaattcccgtgccgaaacgaatgtagccaactttagtgggacggagggagtaacaaatatacatctaatcactaacattcaattaaaataatttatcgtatatagattataatttttttcttatcagacatgtaaatctaatttttatctagaaaaaataaataataaaatttattaatttagattatatataatgttaatattatatatatatatattattaattatatttattatgattaatgaatctgtatatagaatgtaatagttaattaattaaatgataaagattatactccctccgtccacgaaatgagtacccatatttcctttttcgtccgtccacgaaatgagtacacatttccctttttggcaagtgtaccccacacatctctttaattaatacactcaaaaagtgggacccttaaacaattcacactacactccatacatttcttaaaacccgtgccgtccacaaatgggtactcatttcgtggacggagggagtatatggtaaattttgaaatggtgagattttagatatgccacataggttaaggcttaatcctattatataatagattgcACAATAAATGTCTCACTCATTTTTGACAAATAATTAAACAGATTT
It contains:
- the LOC130993362 gene encoding protein phosphatase 2C 57, whose amino-acid sequence is MALCSPQLQKFLVNKICGNYGCNQTSKRSSIIVKGGEGRRLCSAIAIDSPASIANVSGIRWGSVQLKGAREEMEDDAVIIQSDELDGFSYAAVFDGHAGFSSVQFLREELYRECYAALQGKKKLLSGKDFKAIKKALEDAFESADAKLLKWLEKSGEEDESGATATVVFLRDDRLFVSHVGDSCLALSRSGKAEVLTHSHRPYGNKPVSLQEIRRIREAGGWIVDGRICGDISVSRAFGDIRFKTKKNEMLKKGVEEGRWTEKFASRIQFTGDLVTASPDVFETALGPDAEFVVLASDGLWDYMSSSDVINFIRDQLRKHGDVQMASEALAQVALDRRSQDNISIIIADLRRTDWQNLPVQKQNVALELAQAVATITLVSLGIWMSTLIS